Proteins encoded within one genomic window of Fragaria vesca subsp. vesca linkage group LG1, FraVesHawaii_1.0, whole genome shotgun sequence:
- the LOC101308800 gene encoding uncharacterized protein LOC101308800 → MATINGFQLKMSSLISQERKSQVLHGTNFLCLDEIPHPRSSSIFNKVPRKLSHDHSRLVTKTASHADSSQSEPHQVPAKSPFSAWKHWMVGLTLSILLPSLRHKGGSFLALKKKVDVAMETAESVTEVVEELAEEVEKVSEQVAEKLPDDAKLKKAMESVEHLAEEAVEKAKLAEDIIHKVKEVEEEVEEALISGSEKKN, encoded by the exons ATGGCAACCATCAATGGCTTCCAGCTTAAAATGTCCAGCCTCATAAGCCAAGAACGAAAATCCCAAGTTCTGCATGGTACTAATTTTCTATGTCTCGATGAGATTCCTCATCCAAGATCATCATCAATATTCAACAAAGTTCCAAGAAAACTCAGCCATGATCACAGTCGACTGGTCACAAA GACGGCGTCTCATGCTGATAGCTCTCAATCAGAACCTCATCAAGTGCCGGCCAAATCCCCATTCTCTGCCTG GAAACATTGGATGGTGGGATTAACGTTAAGCATATTACTACCATCTTTGAGACACAAAGGGGGATCCTTCCTGGCCCTTAAAA AAAAGGTGGATGTGGCAATGGAAACCGCGGAGTCCGTGACAGAGGTGGTGGAAGAGTTAGCTGAGGAAGTAGAGAAGGTGTCTGAACAAGTAGCAGAGAAGCTACCTGATGACGCTAAGCTTAAGAAAGCTATGGAATCAGTTGAACATTTGGCCGAAGAAGCTGTGGAGAAAGCTAAGCTGGCCGAGGATATCATTCACAAAGTCAAGGAAGTGGAAGAAGAGGTGGAGGAGGCACTAATTAGTGGCTCAGAGAAGAAGAATTAG
- the LOC101298073 gene encoding putative uncharacterized protein At4g01020, chloroplastic-like, with amino-acid sequence MRGSHPHPPYRQPQPAGIPRRYPQQRQFYPGYSRAPPPPQRPSLPIERPNFVVDLLSDRRDLSESSVEKVIKQCRATPESFRVSPTNLIAASLYYSQWYDALEAIVWLWESRLDRVHRFMPKLDAKVSVPSDSVELEDRLKALFADRIRLLMGGDEVKKCEEKRQNLAREYERVHKLSKRPQKYWEDLAGKEERCKGELELVESRIREFRSGMNCLLAHVEGKELGDYGEEGMKLFKFGEIRDWSKIQSYMTRECRRLEEGLPIYAHRQQILEQINNQQVMVLIGETGSGKSTQLVQFLADSGIAAGSSIVCTQPRKIAANSLAKRVKEECSGCYGENTVTSYQPSSGQKSGQQSTTKVTYMTDHCLLQCYMNDTNLSRMSCIIVDEAHERTLSTDLLLALIKDLLSRRPQLRLIIMSATADAEVLSHYFFKCKIFHVVGRNFPVDVRYVPPFTEGTASNVASYVSDVMRVAREIHKNEKEGTILAFLTSQMEVEWVCEKFITPGAIALPLHGKLSFEEQFNVFQNFPGKRKIIFATNLAETSLTIPGVKYVIDSGMVKESKFEPGSGMNVLRVCWISQSSANQRTGRAGRTGPGICYRLYSEYDFQAMPPCQEPEIRRVHLGVAVLRILALGVKNLREFEFIDAPCSEAIDMAMRNLVQLGAVKQNKDVYELTLEGRRLVKLGVEPRLGKLILGCCNYNLRKEGLVLAAVMANASSIFCRVGNDEEKLRSDCFKVKFCHRDGDLFTLLSVYKQWEAEPRDRKSTWCWDNSINAKTMRRCHDTVQELESCLKHELSMIIPSSWHWNEDVSTDSDKFLKKVILSSLAENVAMFSGYDQVGYEVALTGQHVRLHPSCSLLVFGQKPGWVVFGELLSSSNQYLTCVTSIDFNALSTLDPPPVFDVSKMEGRKLQVKVLTGFGSCLLKRFCGKGNGYLHHLVSRVRTFCSDELISIKVDYYQNEIMVFATSHNMDTVINFVSDALECEKRWLRNECLEKCLYHGSGGLPPVALFGAGAEIKHLELQKRFLTVDVFHSKLDGMDDKALLCELEESASGSICGHHKLLSTGQDSVDKGKGARLTFLTPDEAQKAVELNESEFKGSILKVVPSQVGGDHKVFPLLAVRATVLWPRRQSNGFAIVKCDMDDIGFMLDDFTNLVIGGRSIRCELSKRYMDSLVISGINRDLSEKEILDVLTTATSRTILDFFLVRGDAVENPPCGACEESLLKEISPYMPKQYSHSNCSVQVFQPEPKSVFMKALITFDGRLHLEAAKALEHLEGKVLPGFLPWQKMKCQQLFHSSLSCPGPVYCVIKKQLDPLLESFTHLKGVECNLEEYPNGSCRIKISANATKKIADLRRRVEELVKGKTIDHPSLTATVLQLLFSRDGISLMYSLQRETGTYIIFDRQKINVQVFGSSDKVDMVTQKLVESLLNIHESKALEVRLQGNALPPELMKEVVSRFGPDLRGLKERVPGAEFSLNVRRQSILIQGSKEMKQKVDEIIDEVAQMAGTSLTKRIKSEADCPICLCDVEDGYRLEDCGHLFCRSCLVEQCESAIHNQDSFPLRCTHEGCMSPVLITDLRSLLSIEKLEDLFRASLGSFVAMSCGTYRFCPSPDCSSIYQVAAPGKEAEPFVCGACYGETCTMCHLEHHPYMSCKQYKEFKEDPDSSLKEWCKGKEHVKSCPVCKYTIEKIDGCNHIECRCGKHICWVCLAYYGSSDECYGHLRSVHLTYI; translated from the exons ATGAGAGGATCACACCCACACCCGCCGTACCGGCAGCCGCAGCCGGCCGGAATTCCGCGGCGGTATCCACAGCAGCGGCAGTTTTATCCAGGATACTCACGCGCTCCTCCGCCTCCGCAGCGGCCGTCGCTCCCAATTGAGCGCCCGAATTTTGTCGTGGACTTGCTCTCCGACCGCCGCGACCTCTCGGAGTCGTCCGTCGAGAAGGTGATCAAGCAGTGCAGGGCGACGCCGGAGAGTTTCCGCGTGAGCCCGACGAACCTCATCGCCGCGTCGCTGTACTACTCGCAGTGGTACGATGCGCTTGAGGCGATCGTCTGGCTGTGGGAGTCGCGGCTCGACCGGGTTCACAGATTCATGCCCAAGCTCGACGCCAAGGTCTCGGTGCCGTCGGACAGCGTAGAGCTCGAGGACCGCCTGAAGGCCTTGTTCGCCGACCGAATTAGGCTCTTGATGGGCGGCGACGAGGTGAAGAAATGTGAAGAGAAGCGCCAGAATTTGGCGAGGGAGTACGAGAGAGTTCACAAGCTGTCTAAGAGGCCACAGAAGTATTGGGAGGACCTAGCGGGGAAGGAGGAGAGGTGCAAAGGGGAACTTGAATTGGTGGAGAGTAGGATTAGAGAGTTCAGGTCTGGTATGAACTGTTTGCTTGCTCATGTCGAAGGGAAAGAGTTGGGGGATTATGGTGAAGAAGGGATGAAGCTGTTTAAATTCGGCGAAATTCGGGATTGGAGTAAAATTCAGAGTTATATGACGAGGGAGTGCCGCAGACTCGAAGAGGGATTGCCTATTTATGCTCATCGGCAGCAAATTCTTGAGCAGATTAATAATCAGCAG GTCATGGTGCTGATTGGAGAGACTGGTTCGGGGAAGAGTACACAGTTGGTTCAGTTTCTTGCTGATTCTGGAATCGCTGCTGGTAGTTCCATTGTATGCACTCAGCCTCGCAAGATTGCTGCCAATTCACTGGCAAAGAGAGTTAAAGAAGAATGCAGTGGTTGTTATGGAGAAAACACAGTTACCAGTTATCAGCCATCATCTGGACAGAAGTCTGGACAGCAGTCTACTACTAAGGTAACATATATGACAGACCACTGTTTACTGCAGTGCTACATGAACGATACAAATTTGTCCAGGATGTCTTGCATCATAGTAGATGAGGCTCATGAAAGGACCTTGAGTACTGATCTCCTGTTAGCATTGATCAAAGATTTACTAAGTCGAAGGCCTCAGTTACGGCTAATTATAATGTCTGCAACAGCTGATGCAGAAGTGCTTTCACATTATTTTTTCAAGTGTAAAATCTTTCATGTAGTGGGGAGGAACTTTCCAGTTGATGTAAGATATGTTCCCCCTTTCACTGAAGGAACTGCCAGTAATGTTGCTTCTTATGTTTCTGATGTGATGAGAGTAGCACGAGAGATCCACAAAAATGAGAAAGAAGGGACAATTCTTGCATTTTTGACTTCCCAGATGGAAGTTGAATGGGTCTGCGAGAAGTTTATAACACCTGGTGCAATTGCATTGCCATTGCATGGGAAGCTTTCTTTTGAAGAACAGTTTAATGTTTTTCAAAATTTCCCTGGAAAACGAAAAATTATATTCGCAACAAATCTGGCGGAGACATCCCTGACAATTCCTGGGGTAAAGTATGTGATTGATTCTGGCATGGTCAAAGAAAGCAAATTTGAACCTGGAAGTGGTATGAATGTTCTCAGAGTTTGCTGGATCAGCCAGAGTTCTGCGAATCAAAGAACTGGGCGTGCTGGAAGAACGGGACCTGGAATATGCTATAGACTTTACTCAGAATATGATTTTCAGGCGATGCCTCCTTGTCAGGAGCCTGAGATCCGCAGAGTTCATCTCGGTGTAGCTGTTCTGAGGATTCTGGCTTTGGGTGTCAAGAACCTAAGAGAGTTTGAATTCATTGATGCACCTTGTTCTGAAGCTATAGACATGGCAATGAGGAATCTTGTTCAGTTAGGAGCTGTTAAGCAAAACAAGGATGTCTATGAACTGACTCTAGAAGGTCGCCGCTTGGTTAAATTGGGTGTTGAACCTAGGCTTGGTAAATTAATTCTTGGCTGCTGTAACTATAACTTGCGCAAGGAGGGCCTTGTTCTGGCGGCTGTAATGGCAAATGCAAGCAGCATATTTTGCAGGGTTGGTAATGATGAAGAGAAACTTAGGTCCGACTGCTTCAAGGTGAAATTTTGCCATCGTGATGGTGACCTCTTTACCCTTCTATCAGTGTACAAGCAATGGGAAGCTGAGCCTCGAGATCGGAAAAGCACGTGGTGTTGGGATAACAGCATCAATGCCAAAACTATGAGGAGATGCCATGACACTGTACAGGAATTGGAGTCTTGCCTTAAGCATGAACTCAGTATGATAATTCCTAGCAGCTGGCATTGGAATGAGGATGTTTCAACTGACTCTGATAAATTCTTGAAAAAGGTTATACTTTCTTCCCTGGCAGAAAATGTAGCAATGTTCTCTGGTTATGATCAAGTTGGTTATGAGGTGGCATTAACTGGGCAGCATGTTCGGCTACACCCTTCTTGTTCATTGCTGGTATTTGGTCAGAAACCTGGTTGGGTTGTTTTTGGTGAACTCCTGTCAAGTTCTAATCAGTATTTGACCTGTGTCACTTCCATCGATTTCAACGCTTTGTCTACCCTTGATCCCCCTCCTGTGTTTGATGTGTCCAAGATGGAAGGTCGAAAGTTGCAAGTGAAAGTGTTAACTGGTTTTGGCAGTTGCTTGCTTAAAAGATTTTGTGGTAAGGGCAACGGTTATCTGCATCATCTTGTGTCTCGCGTTAGGACATTTTGCAGTGACGAACTTATCAGTATCAAGGTCGATTATTATCAAAATGAGATTATGGTTTTTGCTACCTCACATAACATGGATACAGTTATAAACTTTGTATCTGATGCTTTGGAGTGTGAAAAAAGATGGTTGCGTAATGAATGTTTGGAGAAATGCTTGTATCATGGTTCTGGTGGCTTGCCTCCTGTTGCATTGTTTGGGGCCGGTGCAGAGATCAAGCATCTGGAGCTTCAGAAAAGGTTCTTGACTGTTGATGTATTTCATTCTAAGCTGGATGGCATGGATGATAAGGCGCTTCTTTGTGAGCTCGAAGAGTCTGCCTCTGGTAGTATCTGTGGTCATCATAAACTCCTCAGCACTGGCCAGGACAGTGTTGACAAAGGAAAGGGGGCACGGTTGACATTTCTTACTCCTGATGAAGCTCAGAAAGCCGTTGAACTAAATGAGTCTGAGTTTAAAGGTTCTATACTGAAGGTTGTTCCTTCACAGGTTGGAGGTGATCATAAAGTGTTTCCACTCCTTGCTGTTAGAGCTACTGTTTTATGGCCTCGCAGGCAAAGCAATGGGTTTGCTATTGTTAAATGTGACATGGATGATATTGGCTTCATGCTTGATGATTTTACTAACCTTGTAATCGGAGGAAGAAGTATTCGTTGTGAGCTTAGCAAAAGATACATGGACTCTCTTGTGATCAGTGGAATAAATAGAGATCTTTCTGAGAAAGAAATCCTTGATGTGTTAACCACTGCTACTAGTAGGACAATCCTGGACTTTTTTCTTGTGAGAGGGGATGCTGTAGAAAATCCGCCATGTGGTGCTTGTGAAGAATCACTGCTAAAAGAAATATCACCGTATATGCCTAAACAGTACTCCCATAGTAACTGCAGTGTTCAGGTGTTCCAGCCTGAACCAAAGAGTGTTTTCATGAAAGCTTTGATAACATTTGATGGAAGATTACACTTAGAGGCAGCAAAAGCTTTAGAACATTTGGAAGGGAAAGTATTGCCCGGCTTCCTTCCATGGCAAAAGATGAAGTGTCAGCAGTTGTTTCATAGCTCTCTGTCTTGTCCAGGCCCTGTTTATTGTGTGATAAAGAAGCAGCTAGATCCTTTGCTTGAAAGTTTTACGCATCTAAAAG GTGTGGAATGTAATCTCGAGGAGTATCCTAATGGTTCCTGCAGAATTAAGATTTCAGCCAATGCTACAAAAAAGATTGCAGATCTGAGAAGACGTGTTGAGGAGCTTGTGAAGGGGAAGACTATTGACCACCCAAGCCTCACTGCAACTGTTTTGCAGCTTCTGTTTTCCAGAGATGGCATCAGTCTAATGTACTCATTACAGCGAGAGACAGGAACATATATCATTTTCGACAGGCAGAAAATCAATGTACAGGTCTTTGGTTCTTCAGATAAAGTTGATATGGTCACACAGAAATTGGTTGAATCCCTTTTGAACATCCACGAAAGCAAGGCTCTTGAGGTGCGACTTCAAGGTAATGCTTTACCTCCTGAATTGATGAAAGAGGTTGTTAGCAGGTTTGGACCAGACCTTCGGGGGCTCAAAGAGAGGGTACCAGGGGCTGAATTTAGTCTCAATGTACGCCGTCAATCCATTCTCATCCAGGGAAGCAAGGAGATGAAGCAAAAAGTAGATGAGATTATTGATGAGGTTGCACAAATGGCTGGTACTAGTTTGACCAAGAGGATAAAAAGTGAAGCTGATTGTCCAATCTGTTTGTGTGACGTTGAAGATGGTTACCGGCTTGAGGACTGTGGTCACTTATTTTGTCGTTCGTGTTTGGTTGAGCAGTGCGAGTCTGCAATCCATAATCAAGATAGCTTTCCATTACGCTGCACACATGAGGGTTGCATGTCTCCAGTTTTGATCACAGATCTCAGATCGCTTCTATCAATTGAGAAGCTAGAAGATCTCTTCAGGGCATCATTGGGTTCATTTGTTGCTATGAGTTGCGGCACCTACAGGTTTTGCCCATCTCCTGACTGCTCTTCAATCTATCAGGTAGCGGCTCCTGGAAAAGAAGCTGAACCATTTGTTTGTGGTGCGTGCTATGGGGAGACGTGTACCATGTGCCATTTAGAACATCATCCCTACATGTCATGCAAGCAGTACAAGGAGTTCAAGGAAGATCCAGATTCTTCATTGAAGGAGTGGTGCAAAGGAAAAGAACATGTGAAGAGCTGCCCGGTATGCAAATATACAATTGAGAAGATAGATGGGTGCAACCATATAGAATGTCGGTGCGGGAAGCATATATGCTGGGTTTGTTTGGCCTATTATGGAAGCAGCGATGAATGTTATGGCCACTTGAGAAGTGTTCACTTGACTTACATTTGA